A window of the Cystobacter fuscus genome harbors these coding sequences:
- a CDS encoding prepilin peptidase: MAVAWVVVLGLVFGSFLNVVIARVPTGESIVRPRSRCPKCGHTLAWFDNVPVLSWLVLRGRCRSCGQPISWRYPLIELLTGALFFACQRRFGWTPELVSALVLVLVLVPLSFIDLEHWILPHELTWPGIAAGVVLSAPMGLVRLRDSILGALVGFFVFWAMEWLGEKIFKKEALGAGDKDLLALIGAFLTWKPLLGIIFLSSLQGAVVGSVMLLLHGRAGPAPAPDESPPTPASPDTDAPSPEASDAASAPPPEGEAHPEGAMAQPARGAEGVVEGEKGEEGEKGEEGEMGEDEEDDWVPGPTNLPFGPWLSIAALEVMLLGPWLSAILPVPMNVLVTGVR, translated from the coding sequence ATGGCCGTGGCGTGGGTGGTCGTCCTGGGCCTGGTCTTCGGTAGTTTCTTGAATGTCGTGATCGCCCGCGTTCCCACGGGTGAGAGCATCGTGCGGCCCCGCTCGCGCTGTCCCAAGTGTGGCCACACCCTGGCCTGGTTCGACAACGTGCCGGTGCTCTCCTGGCTCGTGCTGCGCGGGCGCTGCCGCTCGTGCGGCCAGCCCATCTCCTGGCGCTATCCTTTGATCGAGCTGCTCACCGGGGCGCTCTTCTTCGCCTGCCAGCGCCGCTTCGGCTGGACCCCGGAGCTCGTCTCCGCGCTGGTGCTGGTGTTGGTGCTGGTGCCGCTGTCCTTCATCGATCTGGAGCATTGGATCCTCCCGCACGAGCTGACCTGGCCGGGCATCGCCGCGGGCGTGGTGCTGTCGGCTCCCATGGGGCTGGTGCGGCTGCGCGACTCCATCCTCGGCGCGTTGGTGGGCTTCTTCGTCTTCTGGGCGATGGAGTGGCTGGGAGAGAAGATCTTCAAGAAGGAGGCGCTGGGGGCGGGGGACAAGGATCTGCTCGCGCTCATCGGCGCCTTCCTCACCTGGAAGCCGCTGCTCGGCATCATCTTCCTCTCGTCGCTTCAAGGGGCCGTGGTGGGCTCGGTGATGTTGCTCCTCCATGGCCGGGCGGGACCCGCTCCCGCGCCCGACGAATCGCCGCCCACGCCCGCTTCCCCTGATACCGACGCTCCTTCCCCGGAGGCATCCGACGCGGCTTCCGCGCCGCCGCCCGAGGGGGAAGCCCACCCCGAGGGGGCGATGGCGCAACCGGCCCGGGGGGCGGAGGGGGTGGTCGAGGGAGAAAAGGGTGAAGAGGGAGAAAAGGGTGAAGAGGGAGAAATGGGGGAAGACGAGGAGGACGACTGGGTGCCGGGCCCCACCAACCTTCCCTTTGGCCCCTGGCTGTCGATCGCGGCACTCGAGGTGATGCTGCTGGGTCCCTGGCTCAGCGCGATCCTGCCGGTTCCCATGAACGTGTTGGTGACCGGCGTGCGCTGA
- a CDS encoding ABC transporter permease: MMGPFIALTLNGFREARRNRVTLLVALFALSLLLSSSLVVEVTVGVFDRVLTDMGLGSMSLMLVLLTIFLSSGLISREIERRTIFLMVSKPLSRGAFLVGRLFGNMLTVTVLLLAMAALFFLLMVFYAVPITPAHMAAVGMLWFELWVLSGVGFLMSSFSHHQTVSAFVTVSIYAAGNLSSDIYSLARKSKSDALQALGEAVYYVLPNLSRFNYRPQASYATAISSSQLLSDMAYGAAYTAVLVSLAVLLFNRRDFR, from the coding sequence ATGATGGGTCCGTTCATCGCCCTCACGCTCAATGGCTTCCGGGAAGCCCGGCGCAACCGCGTCACGCTGCTCGTGGCCCTCTTCGCGCTGAGTCTGCTGCTGTCCTCCTCGCTCGTGGTGGAGGTCACCGTCGGGGTGTTCGATCGGGTCCTCACCGACATGGGCCTGGGCTCGATGAGCCTGATGCTGGTGCTGCTCACCATCTTCCTGTCCAGTGGGCTCATCTCGCGGGAAATCGAGCGGCGCACCATCTTCCTCATGGTGTCCAAGCCCCTGTCGCGAGGCGCCTTCCTGGTGGGCCGGCTGTTCGGCAACATGCTCACCGTGACGGTGCTGCTGCTGGCCATGGCCGCGCTCTTCTTCCTGCTGATGGTCTTCTACGCCGTCCCCATCACCCCCGCGCACATGGCGGCGGTGGGAATGCTGTGGTTCGAGCTCTGGGTGCTCAGCGGCGTGGGCTTCCTGATGTCCAGCTTCTCCCACCACCAGACGGTGTCCGCCTTCGTCACCGTGAGCATCTACGCCGCGGGAAACCTGTCCTCGGACATCTACTCCCTGGCGCGCAAGTCCAAGAGCGACGCCCTCCAGGCGCTGGGCGAAGCCGTGTACTACGTGCTGCCCAACCTCTCCCGCTTCAACTACCGGCCCCAGGCGTCGTACGCCACCGCCATCTCCTCCTCCCAGTTGCTGTCCGACATGGCCTATGGCGCGGCCTATACCGCCGTGCTGGTGTCGCTGGCCGTGCTGCTCTTCAACCGGCGCGACTTCCGCTGA
- a CDS encoding ABC transporter ATP-binding protein codes for MSMDAPIPIEIRELSKTYRLGFFMNRQVRALQSLDLKILPGQVYGLLGPNGAGKSTTIKILLNLVQATSGEARLFGLPPRDREARRRVGYVPENPAPYEYLTGREFVTLAGRLTGMSGKELDSRVEQVLGMVQMTRAASLQIRRYSKGMVQRVALAQALVSKPSLLILDEPTSGLDPVGRRQIRDLILEERHRGTTVLFCTHIIPDVETLCDRVAVLVGGRRVREGSVSELVSAQATHMEITVEGVPLERIQTLGFELERAQTLEQRVLLRVRDVDSQPLLKRLLELNGRITQLQPTRFSLEDLFLRALEEARQGPVGGEIS; via the coding sequence ATGTCCATGGATGCGCCCATCCCCATCGAAATCCGAGAGTTGTCCAAGACGTACCGGCTCGGCTTCTTCATGAACCGGCAGGTCCGTGCCCTGCAGTCGCTCGACCTGAAGATCCTGCCCGGCCAGGTGTATGGCCTGCTCGGTCCCAACGGAGCCGGCAAGTCCACCACCATCAAGATCCTGCTGAACCTGGTGCAGGCCACCAGTGGAGAAGCACGGCTCTTCGGCCTGCCGCCCCGGGACCGGGAGGCCCGCCGCCGCGTGGGCTACGTGCCCGAGAACCCCGCGCCCTACGAGTACCTCACCGGCCGCGAGTTCGTCACGCTGGCGGGCCGGCTGACGGGAATGAGCGGCAAGGAGCTGGACTCCCGGGTCGAGCAGGTGCTGGGCATGGTGCAGATGACCCGCGCCGCCTCCCTGCAGATCCGCCGCTACAGCAAGGGCATGGTGCAGCGCGTGGCGCTGGCCCAGGCCCTGGTGTCCAAGCCCTCGCTGCTCATCCTGGATGAGCCCACCTCGGGATTGGATCCCGTGGGCCGCCGGCAGATCCGCGACCTCATCCTCGAGGAGCGCCACCGGGGCACGACGGTGCTCTTCTGCACGCACATCATCCCGGACGTGGAGACGCTCTGCGACCGCGTGGCCGTGCTGGTCGGAGGCCGGCGCGTGCGCGAGGGCAGTGTGTCCGAGCTGGTGAGCGCACAGGCCACGCACATGGAGATCACGGTGGAGGGAGTGCCGCTCGAGCGCATCCAGACGCTGGGCTTCGAGCTGGAGCGGGCCCAGACCCTGGAGCAGCGAGTGCTCCTGCGCGTGCGCGACGTGGACAGCCAGCCCCTGCTCAAGCGGCTGCTCGAGCTCAATGGGCGAATCACCCAGCTACAACCCACCCGGTTCTCGTTGGAGGACCTGTTCCTGCGCGCCCTCGAGGAGGCACGCCAGGGCCCCGTGGGAGGAGAGATTTCATGA
- the efp gene encoding elongation factor P, protein MAGVIDTSEFRNGLKIEIDGEPFVIEYFQHVKPGKGSAFVRTKIRSLLSGRVLEPTMKSGDKVGVPDIEEKAMQFLYVQDGDYYFMDKRNFEQTFLSEKVLGDAKNFLKENIDADVLFWNGKAIAVTLPNSVDLKVTKCDPGVRGDTVSGALKPATLETGFVVNVPLFINEGDVLKIDTREGGKYLTRVATAG, encoded by the coding sequence ATGGCCGGTGTCATCGATACATCCGAATTCCGCAATGGCCTGAAGATCGAGATCGACGGTGAGCCGTTCGTGATCGAGTACTTCCAGCACGTCAAGCCCGGCAAGGGCTCGGCCTTCGTGCGCACCAAGATCCGCAGCCTGCTGTCCGGGCGCGTGCTGGAGCCCACGATGAAGTCTGGTGACAAGGTGGGCGTGCCGGACATCGAAGAGAAGGCGATGCAGTTCCTGTACGTGCAGGACGGCGACTACTACTTCATGGACAAGCGCAACTTCGAGCAGACCTTCCTCAGCGAGAAGGTGCTCGGCGACGCGAAGAACTTCCTGAAGGAGAACATCGACGCCGACGTGCTCTTCTGGAACGGCAAGGCCATCGCCGTGACGCTGCCGAACTCGGTGGACTTGAAGGTCACCAAGTGCGATCCGGGCGTGCGTGGCGACACCGTGTCCGGCGCCTTGAAGCCGGCCACGCTGGAGACGGGCTTCGTCGTCAACGTGCCGCTGTTCATCAACGAGGGCGACGTCCTCAAGATCGACACGCGCGAGGGTGGCAAGTACCTCACGCGCGTGGCCACCGCGGGTTAG
- a CDS encoding type 4a pilus biogenesis protein PilO — MDKYLDRIVKAPPAAKFGGLAALVVLMTAANYFLVIEPLENESVSLRAQQRKLDLDLAEKSEIAQNLNERRREMDVLEQKLAEALTELPQNKDVEELLAQLNDIGKKSGLEISRVEPGPESVVGDEFFSRIPVRMVVSGNYHEIAMFLQEVSNMRRIVNVNNIKLEGARVKNEKVVLSSSFMATTFRFVK, encoded by the coding sequence ATGGACAAGTATCTCGACAGGATCGTGAAGGCGCCGCCCGCGGCGAAGTTCGGTGGCCTGGCGGCACTGGTGGTCCTCATGACCGCCGCCAACTATTTCCTCGTCATCGAGCCGTTGGAGAACGAGTCGGTCTCGTTGCGCGCGCAGCAGCGCAAGCTGGATCTGGATCTGGCGGAGAAGAGCGAGATCGCCCAGAACCTCAACGAGCGTCGGCGTGAGATGGACGTGCTGGAGCAGAAGCTCGCCGAGGCGCTCACCGAGCTGCCCCAGAACAAGGACGTCGAGGAGCTGCTCGCGCAGCTCAACGACATCGGCAAGAAGTCGGGGCTGGAGATTTCCCGCGTGGAGCCGGGTCCCGAGTCGGTGGTGGGCGACGAGTTCTTCTCGCGCATCCCCGTGCGCATGGTGGTGAGTGGCAACTACCACGAGATCGCCATGTTCCTGCAGGAGGTGTCGAACATGCGGCGCATCGTGAACGTCAACAACATCAAGCTCGAGGGCGCCCGGGTGAAGAACGAAAAGGTGGTGCTCAGCAGTTCGTTCATGGCCACGACCTTCCGCTTCGTCAAATAG
- a CDS encoding PilN domain-containing protein, with protein sequence MMIRINLLPVRKKVKQEAGRQILALFALVLLGAGAGNFFWYSDREGVVVKQREGLAQTRKRIADLEKTIGEVQHINARKAEVEKKLAVLDELRRGRSGPVRMLDALANSIPKKAWIKSFNEERGAVSLLGSAVSHDDVAELMRNLNGMVWTPKGIGRLVEQRRDAKTSRVELLSAEVSIEEFPVGDIKPFFTNVDLRSTQQQNQNSKPGDVSTVEFDISLSSNYAI encoded by the coding sequence ATGATGATCCGCATCAACCTTTTGCCCGTCCGCAAGAAAGTCAAGCAGGAGGCGGGCCGGCAGATCCTGGCCCTCTTCGCGCTCGTCCTGCTGGGCGCGGGCGCGGGCAACTTCTTCTGGTACTCCGACCGTGAAGGCGTCGTGGTCAAGCAGAGGGAAGGTCTCGCGCAGACCCGCAAGCGCATCGCCGACCTGGAGAAGACGATCGGCGAGGTGCAGCACATCAATGCTCGCAAGGCCGAGGTGGAGAAGAAGCTCGCGGTGCTGGACGAGCTGCGTCGCGGCCGCTCCGGTCCCGTGCGGATGCTGGACGCGCTGGCCAATTCCATCCCGAAGAAGGCCTGGATCAAGAGCTTCAACGAGGAGCGAGGCGCGGTGAGCCTGCTCGGCTCCGCCGTCAGCCATGACGACGTGGCCGAGCTGATGCGCAACCTCAACGGCATGGTGTGGACGCCCAAGGGCATTGGCCGCCTGGTGGAGCAGCGCCGCGATGCGAAGACCTCGCGTGTCGAGCTGCTGTCGGCCGAGGTCTCCATCGAGGAGTTCCCGGTGGGGGACATCAAGCCCTTCTTCACCAACGTGGACCTCAGGAGCACCCAGCAGCAGAACCAGAACTCCAAGCCGGGTGATGTGTCGACGGTGGAATTCGACATCTCCCTCTCCTCCAACTACGCCATCTGA
- a CDS encoding pilus assembly protein PilP, which yields MKTFHSMFISGALALSLVGCGEEEPPPPPVAARPAAQEEPAPEKPAEPAVAAPLYVYNYNPVGKRDPFRSPVEDIKAADTPVGAQLLTACTEALCQWDIDQLKLVAVVSGDANPMAMVEDPMGRGHIVRRNSRVGRSGGKVTQILRDEVVVTETITTPERVVYNPVKLGLKQDDKMDPAYNMMTGKNWEP from the coding sequence ATGAAGACGTTCCACTCCATGTTCATTTCGGGGGCGCTGGCCCTCTCCCTGGTGGGTTGCGGCGAGGAAGAGCCGCCGCCCCCGCCAGTAGCGGCCAGGCCGGCGGCTCAGGAAGAGCCCGCCCCGGAGAAACCCGCGGAGCCCGCGGTGGCCGCTCCGTTGTATGTCTACAACTACAACCCGGTGGGCAAGCGCGATCCGTTCCGCAGCCCCGTCGAGGACATCAAGGCCGCTGACACGCCCGTGGGCGCGCAGCTGCTGACGGCCTGCACCGAGGCGCTCTGTCAGTGGGACATCGACCAGCTCAAGCTGGTGGCCGTGGTGTCGGGGGATGCCAACCCGATGGCCATGGTGGAGGACCCGATGGGGCGCGGTCACATCGTGCGCCGCAACAGCCGGGTGGGCCGCTCGGGTGGCAAGGTCACGCAGATCCTCCGGGATGAGGTGGTCGTCACCGAGACCATCACCACGCCGGAGCGGGTGGTCTACAACCCAGTGAAGCTGGGGCTGAAGCAGGATGACAAGATGGATCCTGCCTACAACATGATGACAGGCAAGAACTGGGAGCCGTAG
- the pilQ gene encoding type IV pilus secretin PilQ, whose amino-acid sequence MLEESVVTRGKLVSVVVALVVATLGLDSQAAELNTLRDLKVVQTGAGAQVVVTGTRAPTFTVFRLSGPERLVVDLSSADATGIKGHHNGQGPVVGVVASQFSDERASVGRLLVALQQAAQYDVRADGNRVVISVEGTQAPAPVAAAPEVKTPAPEVKTPAPEVKPEPAPVASAGPAETRAASPRPVAEVSQDKAAALPENVVAAEADEREVAHPARRITGLSFARDTLNIRADGEVARYEVLELADPPRLAVDVYGVGLAARAPRVNSGAVKDLRVGAHSDKVRLVLDVRNTMPAYHVERSGRGLAVVFGGKLARQSNAPASTPEKMVAESEPLRTTPVDARLPAVDVKELSFDENESGGRVNLKLSGAVAWKVERPDPRSAVLTLENARLPRRLERSLDTSELDTPVKMISAFSVPGEGNRVRLVVAADGAIEENVSQVSGGLSWRLSVNGVKTEQVTVTQRTAGFTAEAPTYAAEGAPQQARYRGKKVSFEFKDIDIQNLLRIIAELAKKNIVVSDDVTGKLSLRLRNVPWDQALDIVLRTKSLGKEDLGNILRVAPLKTLEEESKLRQERKKSLIALEDLVVNLIPVNYATASEMAARVKDVLSERGTVTVDTRTNVLITKDVRANIEKARALVRNLDTQTPQVLIESRIVEANTTFSRELGVQWGGQAIASRSVGNATGLIFPSTAVATGGVTGTAPGLPPIPNFAVNLPAAADVGTGGAMSFVFGSAGGALALNLRLSAAELEGTLKTISSPKVTTLDNNTARISQGVSLPFSQVSSAGANTTFVEARLSLEVTPHITQDGSILMTINAQNNQPDPANTGSNGQPAIQRKEANTQVLVKDGDTTVIGGIYVRRGSTTTASVPFLSKIPILGLLFKRHAESDNRQELLIFITPRILNRQTIAQSL is encoded by the coding sequence ATGCTCGAGGAGAGCGTTGTGACGAGGGGCAAGTTGGTGAGCGTGGTGGTGGCCCTGGTGGTCGCCACCCTGGGCCTGGACTCCCAGGCCGCCGAACTCAATACGTTGCGGGACCTGAAGGTCGTGCAGACGGGAGCGGGCGCCCAGGTGGTCGTCACGGGCACACGGGCGCCCACCTTCACGGTCTTCCGGCTCAGTGGACCCGAGCGCCTGGTGGTGGACCTGTCGTCGGCGGACGCCACGGGCATCAAGGGCCACCACAACGGGCAGGGTCCGGTGGTGGGCGTGGTGGCCTCCCAGTTCTCCGACGAGCGCGCCAGCGTGGGCCGGCTCCTGGTGGCCCTGCAGCAGGCGGCTCAATATGACGTGCGCGCGGATGGCAACCGGGTCGTCATCTCCGTGGAGGGCACCCAGGCGCCCGCGCCCGTGGCCGCCGCTCCCGAGGTGAAGACGCCCGCGCCCGAGGTGAAGACGCCCGCGCCCGAGGTGAAGCCCGAGCCGGCCCCCGTGGCCAGCGCCGGGCCCGCGGAGACCCGGGCCGCTTCTCCCCGGCCCGTCGCGGAGGTGAGCCAGGACAAGGCCGCCGCGCTGCCGGAGAACGTGGTGGCGGCCGAGGCGGACGAGCGCGAGGTGGCGCATCCGGCCCGTCGCATCACCGGGCTCTCCTTCGCCCGCGACACGCTGAACATCCGCGCGGACGGCGAGGTCGCCCGCTACGAGGTACTGGAGCTGGCGGATCCTCCCCGGCTCGCGGTGGACGTGTATGGCGTGGGCCTGGCGGCGCGGGCTCCGCGCGTGAACTCCGGGGCGGTGAAGGACCTGCGGGTGGGTGCCCACTCGGACAAGGTTCGTCTGGTGCTGGACGTGCGCAACACCATGCCCGCCTATCACGTGGAGCGCTCGGGCCGCGGTCTGGCCGTGGTGTTCGGTGGAAAGCTGGCCCGTCAGTCCAACGCTCCGGCCAGCACGCCGGAGAAGATGGTGGCCGAGAGCGAGCCCCTGCGCACCACCCCCGTGGACGCGCGCCTGCCCGCCGTCGACGTGAAGGAGCTGTCCTTCGACGAGAACGAGTCCGGCGGCCGGGTGAACCTGAAGCTGTCGGGCGCGGTGGCGTGGAAGGTGGAACGGCCGGATCCGCGCAGCGCGGTGCTGACGCTGGAGAATGCCCGGCTGCCGCGGCGGCTGGAGCGCAGCCTGGACACCAGCGAGCTGGACACGCCGGTGAAGATGATCAGCGCCTTCTCGGTGCCGGGTGAGGGCAACCGGGTGCGCCTGGTGGTGGCCGCCGATGGCGCCATCGAGGAGAACGTGAGCCAGGTGTCGGGCGGTCTGTCGTGGCGGCTGAGCGTCAATGGCGTGAAGACGGAGCAGGTGACCGTCACCCAGCGCACCGCTGGCTTCACCGCCGAGGCGCCCACCTACGCCGCCGAGGGCGCGCCGCAGCAGGCCCGCTACCGCGGCAAGAAGGTGTCCTTCGAGTTCAAGGACATCGACATCCAGAACCTGCTGCGCATCATCGCGGAGCTCGCCAAGAAGAACATCGTCGTCTCCGATGACGTGACGGGCAAGCTGAGCCTGCGCCTGCGCAACGTGCCGTGGGATCAGGCGCTCGACATCGTCCTGCGCACCAAGTCGCTGGGCAAGGAGGACCTCGGCAACATCCTGCGCGTGGCTCCGCTCAAGACGCTGGAAGAGGAGAGCAAGCTGCGCCAGGAGCGCAAGAAGTCGCTCATCGCCCTGGAGGACCTGGTGGTGAACCTCATCCCGGTCAACTACGCCACCGCCAGCGAAATGGCCGCCCGGGTCAAGGACGTGCTGAGCGAGCGGGGCACGGTGACGGTGGACACGCGCACCAACGTGCTCATCACGAAGGATGTGCGCGCCAACATCGAGAAGGCGCGCGCCCTCGTGCGCAACCTGGACACCCAGACGCCCCAGGTGCTCATCGAGAGCCGTATCGTGGAAGCCAACACCACGTTCAGCCGGGAACTGGGTGTGCAGTGGGGTGGCCAGGCCATCGCCTCGCGGTCCGTGGGTAATGCCACCGGTCTGATCTTCCCCAGCACGGCGGTGGCGACCGGTGGTGTGACGGGAACGGCACCGGGCCTTCCCCCCATCCCCAACTTCGCCGTCAACCTGCCGGCGGCCGCGGACGTGGGAACGGGTGGTGCCATGAGCTTCGTCTTCGGTTCGGCGGGTGGTGCGCTCGCCCTCAACCTGCGCCTGTCGGCGGCGGAACTCGAGGGTACGCTGAAGACCATCTCCTCGCCCAAGGTGACGACCCTGGACAACAACACCGCCCGCATCAGCCAGGGCGTGTCGCTGCCCTTCAGCCAGGTGTCCTCGGCGGGCGCCAACACCACCTTCGTCGAGGCGCGCCTGTCGCTCGAGGTGACGCCCCACATCACCCAGGATGGCAGCATCCTGATGACCATCAACGCCCAGAACAACCAGCCGGACCCGGCCAACACCGGTTCCAACGGTCAGCCCGCCATCCAGCGCAAGGAGGCCAATACCCAGGTGCTGGTGAAGGACGGTGACACCACCGTCATCGGTGGCATCTACGTGCGCCGCGGCAGCACGACGACCGCCTCGGTGCCCTTCCTGTCGAAGATTCCCATCCTGGGCCTGCTGTTCAAGCGGCACGCGGAGAGCGACAACCGGCAGGAACTGCTCATCTTCATCACGCCGCGCATCCTCAACCGGCAGACGATCGCGCAGAGCCTCTAG
- a CDS encoding prepilin-type N-terminal cleavage/methylation domain-containing protein: MNRLFVRKNRGFTLIELMIVVAIIGILAAIAIPNFIKFQARSKQGEAKANLKAWFTSQRAYLQEKDKYSENVQTVGFSPERGNRYAYYFATANTCILREQKGVTDTKGANCITVDSAKFAGSATPKYAAPQSPGYTGAGADPGMPGLAGCATGIGCNISGLAAGNVDNDSVGIDTWWISTKDTTTITAACGNDEVVTVAGAPFLSYNDVDCDT; encoded by the coding sequence ATGAACCGTCTCTTCGTTCGCAAGAACCGCGGCTTCACGCTCATCGAGCTCATGATCGTGGTGGCCATCATCGGCATCCTCGCCGCCATCGCCATCCCGAACTTCATCAAGTTCCAGGCCCGCTCCAAGCAGGGTGAGGCCAAGGCCAACCTGAAGGCCTGGTTCACCTCGCAGCGCGCCTACCTGCAGGAGAAGGACAAGTACTCGGAGAACGTGCAGACGGTGGGCTTCTCGCCCGAGCGTGGCAACCGCTACGCCTACTACTTCGCGACGGCCAACACCTGCATCCTCCGTGAGCAGAAGGGCGTGACCGACACCAAGGGCGCCAACTGCATCACCGTGGACAGCGCGAAGTTCGCGGGCTCGGCCACGCCCAAGTACGCCGCCCCGCAGAGCCCGGGTTACACGGGCGCGGGCGCGGACCCGGGCATGCCCGGCCTCGCCGGCTGCGCCACCGGCATCGGCTGCAACATCTCCGGTCTGGCCGCCGGTAACGTCGACAACGACTCCGTGGGCATCGACACCTGGTGGATCTCGACCAAGGACACCACCACCATCACCGCGGCCTGCGGCAACGACGAGGTGGTGACCGTCGCCGGTGCCCCCTTCCTCTCCTACAACGACGTCGACTGCGACACCTGA
- the pilM gene encoding type IV pilus assembly protein PilM translates to MAKGKLALGLDIGSTSVKMILLKEQRKRGQVSYALQSFGMKPLPPEAIVDGALMNSTAIVQALQELLTELKIKSKDVAIGVSGHSVIIKKIQMPRMSQEELEESIQWEAEQYIPFDVKDVNIDTQILDAGGNDATGQMDVLLVAAKKDMINDYTTVVSESGLLPVVVDVDAFAVQNMFAANYDIPDKETVVLINAGASVVNINIISNGITVFTRDVTIGGNQFTEEIQKQLNVSYEEAETLKIGGTRSDADAVVPQEVERVLLSVAEQVAGEIQRSLDFYAGTAVDANFTKVYLSGGTAKIPALFKTIETRVGVPVEILNPFRKIDVDNRKFDPAFIMEVAPMAAVAVGLALRRPGDKLA, encoded by the coding sequence ATGGCGAAGGGAAAGCTGGCTCTCGGTCTGGATATCGGATCGACCTCGGTGAAGATGATCCTCCTCAAGGAGCAGCGCAAGCGTGGCCAGGTGAGCTACGCGCTGCAGAGCTTCGGAATGAAGCCGCTGCCTCCCGAGGCCATCGTGGATGGCGCCCTCATGAACTCCACCGCCATCGTCCAGGCGCTGCAGGAGCTGCTCACCGAGCTGAAGATCAAGAGCAAGGACGTCGCCATCGGCGTGTCGGGCCACTCGGTCATCATCAAGAAGATCCAGATGCCCCGCATGAGCCAGGAAGAGCTCGAGGAGAGCATCCAGTGGGAGGCCGAGCAGTACATCCCCTTCGACGTCAAGGACGTGAACATCGACACGCAGATCCTCGACGCGGGGGGCAATGACGCCACCGGTCAGATGGACGTGCTGCTCGTGGCGGCCAAGAAGGACATGATCAACGACTACACCACGGTGGTGTCCGAGTCCGGGCTCCTGCCGGTGGTGGTGGACGTGGACGCCTTCGCCGTCCAGAACATGTTCGCCGCCAACTACGACATCCCCGACAAGGAGACCGTGGTGCTCATCAACGCGGGCGCCTCGGTGGTGAACATCAACATCATCTCCAACGGCATCACGGTGTTCACCCGCGACGTGACCATCGGGGGCAACCAGTTCACCGAGGAGATCCAGAAGCAGCTCAACGTCTCCTACGAGGAGGCGGAGACGCTGAAGATCGGCGGCACCCGCAGCGACGCGGACGCGGTCGTCCCCCAGGAGGTCGAGCGCGTGCTCCTGAGCGTGGCGGAGCAGGTGGCCGGTGAGATCCAGCGCTCGCTGGACTTCTACGCGGGCACCGCCGTGGACGCCAACTTCACCAAGGTCTACCTGTCGGGCGGAACCGCCAAGATTCCGGCCCTGTTCAAGACGATCGAGACGCGCGTGGGCGTGCCCGTGGAGATCCTCAATCCCTTCCGGAAGATCGACGTGGACAACCGCAAGTTCGACCCCGCCTTCATCATGGAGGTGGCGCCGATGGCCGCGGTGGCCGTGGGTCTGGCTCTCCGGCGTCCTGGCGACAAGCTGGCCTGA
- a CDS encoding roadblock/LC7 domain-containing protein produces MSFRTHLESVVNQVDGALACSVMGFDGIAVDTHQNEEALELELNGAWIEYANLLGQLRQAAEALKTGEVQEVSINSERVLTLMRLVSPEYFLVLALRADGNYGKGRYVLRLTAPKIRAEL; encoded by the coding sequence ATGTCCTTCCGCACGCACCTCGAGTCCGTGGTCAATCAGGTAGATGGGGCGCTGGCCTGCAGCGTGATGGGGTTCGACGGCATCGCCGTGGACACCCACCAGAACGAGGAGGCGCTCGAGCTGGAGCTCAACGGGGCGTGGATCGAGTACGCCAACCTGCTCGGTCAGCTCCGGCAGGCCGCCGAGGCGCTCAAGACGGGCGAGGTGCAGGAGGTCAGCATCAACAGCGAGAGGGTGCTGACGCTCATGCGCCTGGTGTCACCCGAGTACTTCCTGGTGCTCGCCCTCCGGGCGGATGGCAACTACGGCAAGGGCCGCTACGTCCTGCGGCTCACCGCGCCCAAGATCCGCGCCGAGTTGTAG